The following are encoded together in the Anopheles nili chromosome 3, idAnoNiliSN_F5_01, whole genome shotgun sequence genome:
- the LOC128725044 gene encoding retinoblastoma family protein-like, which produces MTTTEETSPGSELVAMREIYREICRALNIDADTEKRSWQSYEKARNQFDLTGEPKHWMCCALYVACLQDMPVVGHPDHYIQGNGVNISNLLSQCNVSIQEFFSKMKQWSGIRSLPTRLQTAVDNLHHEFSVSIAAYTAFSEDFPRIFNETNITPDEPKRNKKSKPNPCSYKKLREFSWLLFLNVKEPHKEQRHDITTAMDLSVCVMDLVYRNVVGDGRMDLINANVLTEGGGNAVDGTTAAAAEAALLNFNVRDLLCNEYPTTIESVAETCNAMFLPTLAAMFETKDLRGCRVRGAEDMKQFTGLVSLANFEDNLKSLNRRYERSILRCGMLDERIALSSRVPPTSLRQRWRVHNDGYPKTPLSIKSRGTGFGTRHHDGTPGTRGFVTPDQTGVASFIVRGTYSQLMKKIQCHEPGKPRGPFLDLMSNCTPSPVAMVLENVSQVRQRFVMKLTKQEGWNPRTAESRFDWVEAMYHLLVENIIPWELKKHPTKPVSKMIFDMCSNSRFNETIMVCAAEIIFFLRQEQHNFPWILTVFGMEPFHFYQIIEVTVDANSDILTTEIVNHLRRVEEQIVDSLCWKSSSVLWETMEKDKYQIPACRDVEVRNDIAGITPLRGDPPMNHPNGTRGGSTMALATGSTSAASTSTASGRPVPHPDSAKKKLFIDPPVTPSKQAPSAAPSTVAAVAVHSATQSSSSSATGTGSTSGSSSSSMSATAASKVANAPGNSTNGSIGDPPSISSFSSPQRDSNDQPSTETKRLNFFFRKMYHVAYSRLCNLCQDLGIDSDVIHKLIWTIFEYTITKGSKKLMRDRHIDQLLMCAIFVTVRIKKLPNTFKQIMHCYHSQPQANSSIYRSVFIRHEKEEQQKSAGAGEENNGTNGAEANPPSGDRPNGDQRVAVTEMVGTSVQYDREVYGDIIKFYNDIYVVIVHEFAMQYYNTDVSQESLFLSPTPKSQLRNIQKSPRQISSNINLFVSTTNKISSLPDSPIVKTITFQASPGQSPTIHDRNTSHMTRKRAPDTCARRLTETAELEPGQAPKLRRLGKIHEERRHQDHESSENEEMVDHSA; this is translated from the exons ATGACTACGACCGAGGAAACGTCACCCGGATCCGAGCTGGTTGCTATGAGGGAAATATATCGGGAAATCTGCCGTGCCCTCAACATTGATGCCGACacggaaaagcgctcgtggCAGTCGTACGAGAAAGCACGCAATCAGTTCGATTTGACG GGAGAACCCAAACACTGGATGTGCTGTGCATTGTACGTGGCCTGCCTCCAGGATATGCCGGTCGTGGGTCATCCGGATCACTACATCCAGGGCAATGGCGTGAATATCTCAAATCTGCTATCGCAGTGCAACGTGAG CATCCAGGAATTTTTCTCTAAGATGAAGCAATGGTCCGGGATCCGATCGCTCCCTACCCGGCTGCAGACGGCAGTTGACAATCTGCACCACGAGTTCTCGGTCTCCATTGCGGCGTACACCGCGTTCAGCGAGGACTTTCCGCGCATCTTCAACGAGACCAACATAACGCCGGACGAACCGAAGCGCAACAAGAAATCCAAACCAAACCCGTGCTCGTATAAAAAGCTGCGCGAGTTCAGTTGGTTGCTGTTCCTGAACGTGAAGGAACCGCACAAGGAACAGCGCCACGATATCACCACCGCTATGGATCTGTCCGTGTGTGTGATGGACCTGGTCTATCGCAACGTCGTCGGGGACGGTCGAATGGACCTTATCAATGCGAACGTGTTAACGGAGGGCGGTGGAAATGCGGTCGATGGGACGACAGCGGCCGCTGCCGAGGCCGCTCTGTTGAATTTTAACGTGCGTGATCTGCTATGCAATGAGTATCCCACCACGATCGAGAGCGTGGCCGAAACGTGCAACGCCATGTTTCTGCCCACGCTGGCAGCGATGTTCGAGACAAAGGATCTGCGCGGATGCCGTGTCCGAGGGGCCGAAGATATGAAGCAGTTTACGGGACTGGTATCGCTGGCTAATTTTGAAGATAACCTAAAATCTCTGAACCGCCGGTACGAACGATCGATCCTGCGATGCGGCATGCTTGATGAGCGTATTGCGCTCAGTTCGCGAGTACCCCCGACAAGTCTGCGCCAGCGCTGGAGAGTCCACAACGATGGGTATCCGAAGACTCCGCTCAGCATCAAGTCGCGAGGAACCGGATTCGGCACCAGGCACCACGATGGCACCCCGGGAACTCGGGGCTTTGTCACGCCGGATCAGACCGGGGTCGCTAGTTTCATCGTGCGTGGTACATACAGCCAGCTAATGAAGAAGATCCAGTGCCACGAACCGGGCAAACCGCGCGGCCCGTTCCTCGATTTGATGAGCAACTGTACACCGAGCCCGGTGGCGATGGTGCTCGAGAATGTCAGCCAAGTGCGGCAGCGATTCGTGATGAAACTGACCAAGCAGGAGGGTTGGAATCCGCGTACGGCCGAGAGCCGGTTTGATTGGGTCGAGGCGATGTACCAcctgctggtggaaaacatcATCCCGTGGGAGCTGAAAAAGCACCCGACAAAGCCCGTCTCGAAGATGATCTTCGACATGTGCTCGAACAGCCGTTTCAACGAGACGATAATGGTGTGCGCGGCTGAGATCATCTTCTTCCTGCGCCAGGAGCAGCACAACTTCCCCTGGATACTGACCGTGTTCGGTATGGAACCGTTCCACTTCTACCAGATTATTGAGGTGACGGTGGACGCTAACAGTGACATTCTGACGACGGAGATCGTGAACCATCTGCGGCGG GTCGAGGAACAAATCGTCGATTCGCTTTGCTGGAAGAGCTCATCGGTGCTGTGGGAAACCATGGAGAAGGATAAATATCAAATACCAGCGTGCAGGGACGTTGAGGTACGGAATGATATCGCGGGTATAACGCCTCTGAGAGGTGACCCCCCAATGAACCACCCGAACGGTACTAGAG GCGGTAGCACGATGGCACTAGCCACAGGTTCTACATCTGCCGCAAGCACATCGACTGCCTCCGGCCGTCCGGTTCCGCATCCGGATTCGGCCAAGAAAAAGCTCTTCATTGATCCTCCTGTGACGCCCTCGAAACAGGCCCCATCGGCCGCTCCTTCCACGGTGGCAGCTGTGGCGGTGCATTCCGCGACACAATCATCGTCTTCCAGTGCCACTGGGACTGGGTCGACTAGCGGCTCATCTTCGTCGTCCATGTCTGCAACAGCCGCATCGAAGGTGGCAAATGCGCCAG GTAATTCCACCAACGGTTCCATCGGTGATCCTCCGTCGATCTCATCCTTCAGCTCACCCCAGCGTGACAGCAATGATCAGCCGTCGACCGAAACGAAGCGGCTgaactttttctttcgcaaa ATGTACCACGTTGCGTACTCCAGGTTGTGCAATTTGTGCCAAGATCTTGGCATCGACTCCGACGTCATCCACAAGCTTATCTGGACGATCTTCGAGTACACGATCACGAAAGGATCCAAGAAATTGATGCGCGATCGGCACATCGATCAGCTGCTCATGTGTGCCATCTTCGTGACGGTGCGCATCAAGAAGTTGCCGAACACGTTCAAGCAGATCATGCACTGCTACCACAGCCAACCGCAGGCGAACAGCTCCATCTATCGGAGCGTGTTCATACGCCACGAAAAGgaggagcagcaaaaatccGCTGGCGCTGGCGAGGAGAACAACGGTACCAACGGTGCAGAAGCGAACCCACCATCCGGTGATCGACCGAATGGTGACCAGCGGGTTGCGGTAACGGAGATGGTCGGTACGTCAGTCCAGTACGATCGCGAGGTGTACGGAGACATCATCAAATTCTACAACGACATCTACGTTGTGATTGTGCACGAGTTCGCCATGCAGTATTACAACACCGATGTG TCGCAGGAGTCGCTGTTCCTGTCACCGACTCCCAAGTCACAGCTGCGAAACATTCAAAAATCTCCCCGGCAGATCAGCTCTAACATCAATTTGTTCGTGTCGACCACCAACAAGATCAGCTCGCTTCCGGACTCACCAATTGTTAAAACCATCACGTTTCAAGCAAGCCCCGGCCAGAGTCCCACC ATTCACGATCGCAACACATCGCATATGACAAGGAAACGCGCACCAGACACGTGCGCTCGACGGTTGACCGAAACGGCTGAGTTAGAGCCCGGCCAGGCACCAAAATTACGCCGGCTTGGGAAAATTCACGAGGAGCGACGGCATCAGGATCACGAATCTTCGGAGAACGAGGAAATGGTGGATCATTCCGCATAA